Within the Naumovozyma dairenensis CBS 421 chromosome 9, complete genome genome, the region acataatatatagatGTCTAGAATTTATGATTTTGGACAATGTTCTTAATCATATCTCTTGCGGTCAAATAACTAGTTCTCCATAAAGTATATAAATCCAAAGTACTTGAGAAAGTATCCAAGAATCCAAATGGTAACATACAAGGGATCCAACCTTGAGCCAATTCCAATGCAAACGAACCACTAGTCATACTATATTGTTTAGCGTATCCCATTGGTAAATGATGAGTCATACCTGGGGTATAAATTTCAGGCATTGTAGCATGTGGTAAAGCAGCCTTTTGTTCACCATGTAATATAGTGAAATAATCATTTGCAAAATGGACACCACTATGACCTTCTGTACCGACTGCTGTACCGAACAAGATTACGTATTCTGAAATGGAGGCATGTAAAATGATCATTTGACCCATGGCACCACCTGCATTGTTGAAGACCCATTCTTCGTTAGAATATTtgttaatatattcttcaccGTAATGGGCAGCTAAGGCGTCCCTGACATCTCTTAGTAGGGCTTCTGTATGGAAATGTTCAGATGATGGATCATGTTTGACTAGGACTGAGTTAcaaatttgattcaaaGTGACTGGATCGAAGATAAAATGCTTTGGTAACCATGTAGTGAACAATTGCTTTAGGATGTAACCTGTGGTCGCTAGGAAAACTAGAACTGTTAACAATCTCATTCTTTTCTCACTCTTGTAGTTTTATGTGTATTACCTTTTATTTCTCAGAAGGAAGGAAGAATTGTTTGAGAACAAATTAATCTGGGGAGCAAGAGAAGAATAAGAgctctatatataaatatataaccGGAGATGCCCTTTTGTAATTGCGATCGAATCTTCTTGCAAGGCTTCTTGTCTTGATTTGTTTTGTGAAACGATATTTTGCGTATACGTCGTAACCGTTTAAAACGTTAAATGCGACACCTTTTTGGTGTAGTTAAACGAAGGAACAAGACCCCattgaaaagaagatgagGCTTATGATTCAGCAGCTAAATGGACTGAATGGTATTAGGAAAACTATAATAGTCTTTGATTCTTTTCTATTATGTATTTACTTCACTTTATCTTACGAAAATCTGTGGTTTActtatattatttggtCATAAAGTAATATGCGAAAGAAACTGGTTCATCCATCCATCTTGACTTCTCGAAGAAAACTTGACAAAATATGCCCTTATTcagattatatataatctcTCATTTGGTAGCAAAGTATACTTACAtcgatatatatatatatctgaaagatgaataatttctttctttctgtTACTAATTACTGATGTATTCCCCTCCTAGGAAGTAACTAATTCTGGAAGAGAGAGCTAGCTACACGACGTT harbors:
- the ERG2 gene encoding C-8 sterol isomerase ERG2 (similar to Saccharomyces cerevisiae ERG2 (YMR202W); ancestral locus Anc_6.300) — translated: MRLLTVLVFLATTGYILKQLFTTWLPKHFIFDPVTLNQICNSVLVKHDPSSEHFHTEALLRDVRDALAAHYGEEYINKYSNEEWVFNNAGGAMGQMIILHASISEYVILFGTAVGTEGHSGVHFANDYFTILHGEQKAALPHATMPEIYTPGMTHHLPMGYAKQYSMTSGSFALELAQGWIPCMLPFGFLDTFSSTLDLYTLWRTSYLTARDMIKNIVQNHKF